GGTGTTTGTCACGTCACGTGAGGTTATGCACGTGTTATACTGTGGGGGCCCATTGCTGAAAAGGTTGGTGGGTGTCCGTGGAGCGTGCTGAGTGGTTGAAGTTGGGCACGATATTTCGACATGTGATTCCTGGGTATAGGCACGTGTCCCTATGATTTTGTGGGGCCCGCTCCTTGTTGGAACCAGTCTGGCCCTCTCTACACGTGTCGATCGTCGGGACTGTACGTGGCTGGTCCACACGTGGACTCGTGTTACACTTCCTGTATGCTTTTAGACAACATCGTTTTACACACTCaagttaaaacttaaaaaaaacactaacagttttttgttttaataatcattgctttttattttccatatctgtatttttcatttcatattcttatACATCATTAtgatatacacatatatatttataagaggTCTTGTTTTACTTAAGATTTATTCGGTTTAACCATGAgtagttataaatattttatataaattgaatttataagaaattgaaTCATATGAAATTATAAGAATGTAAAATAAGATTAAGTGATAAATGTGATATAAGTTCAGTTAGATTTTACGATTTTCAGTCTCAGTGTGAGCTGTTTTTTAGTTCTTAAAGTCAATTTGAAAGAGTAGTCAACTAAATCGACTCGTCAACTAAAACACACCAAACACAAGTTGGATTATCCTATATAATAAACATCAAAACATCTTTAAAAACGATGTATTAGAAAAGTAATTATCAGtgaacatattattttaatatatattctacACTATAAGttctttaaaattgaataacattttaatttgaaaataaattatattaataaatttcatattaaaatgatatttttatttatatataactcttttgtttttttttttaaaaaaaaactcactaGATATATTATTACAAGCACAATAAGGGAGATACACCATCTTTTTACATGCAGAGATACGCATCACCACCACAAAGGTAAGCTTAGCAACCTGGTGCCAAATgaaatttttgataatttttagtTGACTATATGTAATTTTGCATTGTTAAGTTgctattttgtaattttcattcCCTTTCACTcactttaaatattataaatttttactgtcatcagttttaaatttttcttctcCATTGCCACAAGTCTTCCATTTTGCCTCCATTTACAGGGACAAAGCCAAAATGTTGAGGCTAAAGAAAAGTCAAtcatagataaaataaaaggaccatttgcCAACAAAATATCTTTTGAGAAAGTGCatttggagaaagaaaaaagagagagattaaataaaattgtttcgGACGTTTTAAAACAATTGACTAAGTAATTGTTTCGGgcgtttttaaaaactaaatctattttttttaatcataacacTCAAATTACgtcattaaaaatatgattaaattaagtttaaagttctgcctaaataatcaatatagacattatattaattcttaaaatattctcCAACGTGCTGGGATAAAGTTttcaaactaaatataatttaaatatcttaCCAGAGGCTAAAATTTGTTCTCCTTGAAATACAGAATGTAACGGGGCAAACGCTCACAGAATACGGTTTCAAGTAACATTCTTGACataacttaaaaacaaattcTAATATATTAAAGACAATttgtatttaagaaaaatgttaacGCCCTTGTTATTCTTAAGTGTTCGTTTAATTTGTTCATTCTAGAAATAAtcagtttgttttttaatgtgcAAAATTCTATCcgtttcttaaaattatttatttcaaaatgacTTATAAATAACTCTTCTGGAGAACTTCAGTGTTACTAAACTTATTACGACTAAACTCCTGGTTCAACAATTGACTGACGGTCAAACCAGTTGTACTCGTGCTGGGTGCAGTTGCTGTTACTTTAagcattgattttttttcttcttgattctaataatttttttaatttctacattATAATAAACAGATATATGCAATGTAACTacttagaaattaaataaaaacatcattataaaagataaacaaataattaatattatttgaacttttaaaataacaattaaatagaaaatttaaaataatactgtaacataaaaatactttataatgtCCCAAGGTAGAAATTAGAAATGAAAACTTTGGGGCCAATGCGGGTAATTTGTGACTGCAGAATTACGCAATTCTCTCATAAACTTTACAACATTACTAAACTAACCTGAGAGTCATAAACCAACAGGACAACTTATGAAGTAACATGTAAACCTAAGAATGAAACCTAAGAAACCAGGATGTTTGACgaaaatattatcttaattaCAACGAATGAAACCTAAGAAACCACCTTAAGGCTCTTACTCACTAAATTGTATTTGTACTTCTGCTAGCAAAAGAAGATGTGCGTAGGTTGTTTGATAAGCAGAACAGAAGACAGGTCAAAATCTGTATCTAGGCTAATATTCTAACTTTTGAAGTACAGTGAATCACACTAAAACATGTTTTTGCTAAATCGTACAGTTCCATGATATAAATTTCTCAATGCATCTTTCATGAAGTTCTCATCCAAGCCtcattttcaaaatacaaaaactcTGATCTATCATATGGCCCTTCTGTCAACAGAAAACATTTTTCCAATCATTTTCCTCcttttgacaacattttcaATATCCAAAGCTGAACTTCATGTTCATTACTACGATCAAACCTGCCCACaattggaaaaaataatttcagaGACTGTTCTCAAAGCTTCCAAGCATGATCCAAAAGTTCCAGCTCGTATCTTGAGGATGTTCTTCCATGATTGTTTCAGGAGGCCCCTATTGGAATGTACTAAAAGGAAGGAAAGATGGAAGAGTATCAAAGGCATCTGATACTATCATCTTACCTGCTCCAAACTTCAATGCGAGCCAACTAATTCTGAGTTTTGCCAAGAGAGGTTTGACAGTTAAAGACTTGGCAACTTTATCGAGAGGTCACACTTTAGGCTTTTCACATTGTTCTTCCTTTGAGGCATCTCTTCTAAATTTTAGTTCACTACACGACACAGATCCAAGTATGAACGCTGAGTTTGCCTTAGACCTAAGAAAGAAGTGTCTAAAACCAAACCACAACCACAATGCAGGGACAGTTCCTGGACTCAACAGCAGTATTTGACAATGACTATTACAAAACAACTGTTGACTGTAAAAGGTTATGCCAAGAAAACCTTTAAGCATGTCATGAAGTATATTTGAATTTGGATGTCCAAGACGCTTAAGCCAGAATTGGTAATCAGTATTAGCAGAATTACAAGAAATGAAAGGCAAACAAAGATTTGGAGACATAAATTAAGTGGAAAAAGGCATCCAACTTTAGGCTCCTTCGCAATCTGACTTGCACAAGACAATCATATTTTGAGAATTCGACATGACAATTATCGTCAACTAATTGACCAACATAAATGAGATTAGTAGTGAGGCCAAGGGAGAGAAAGACATCAGTTAGAGATGAAGAAATATCACTAATATCTGTTATCTCTGTTATAGGCAAATGATTTCCATCAGCAGGATGAATCTTGAGATTCAAAAATATTTGGTGGTATTAGTACGGAGTTGTGGATTGTTGGTCATATGGTTGAAGACACCAAAATCAAAGTACCAATGTGAAGATACGGAAAAGTGTTTACCTGGGAGTTCCAAAGCTGAAAATGTAGAAATGACCATTTGTTGAACCATTTCAAGAGTCAAGGTTTGAGGAGAGGCAGGAGTTGTTTGTTGAACAGAAAATGTGTTTACAGAATTACTTAGATCAGAAGAACCAAAAGTGGTAATGAAAGTTGTTGCAGATTTCTTTGGCGACCTAGTTGGACAATCTTTAAGAATGTGCCCATCTTTTTTGCAGTAATTACAAAATTTGTGGAGACAGTTTGAAGCATAATGTCCAAACCTTTTGCAATAGAAACATTGGACAATACTCAAGTCACGACCTCTTGGCTTTCCTTGTACTGCATATGCCACGAGAACTGTTGTGGATTTTTGTGGTTCCATGGTTGATTGTGTGAGAAGGCGTTGTTATTCCCGAAGCAAATCATTAAGTCATGCATCCAAAACAGGTTCAGGGTCTCTATTCATGAGATTGGACCTAACACCTTCAAAATCAGATCTCAATTTCTTAAGAAATTGATCTCTTTTAGTGGTTTCATGAACTGATTGAACTGAGCGAAGACCTTTAGAAGACAGATTTTCATAAATGATATCAATGTATTCAGACCAAAGATTCATGAATTGAGAATAAAATTCCGAGATGGACAGACTATCTTGTAATCGCAATGTCATGATCGAATTGTAATCACGAAGCAAATCATTAAGGCATGCATCCGAAAAAGGTACAAGATCTCTATTCATGAGATTGGACCTAACACCTTCAAAATCATATCTCAATTTCATAAGAAATTGATCTCTTTGAGTGGTTTCTTGAACTAATTGAACTGAGCAAAGACCTATAGAAGACAGATTTTCGTCAAAGATATCAATGTATTCAGACCAAAGATTCATGAATTGAGAATAAAATTCCAAGATGGACAGACTATCCTGTAATCGCAATGTCATGCTCGAGTTGGAATCTTTGAGCTGTATTGTTCTGATGGTAGATTTTCTTCAGGTAGGCCCAAATGATAGCTGCAGTCTTGAAGGGCCGAAGATTGAGGACAACGTTGGGATCAACAGAACCTATGATCCATGCCATGACTTGAGCATCTTCTACCTCTCATTTGGCGTGGTCATCCTTCTATGTATCTTTGTTAGGAGCAGACTTGCTGCCATCAACATGACCCTAAAGATTTTTGCCTTTGACAAATATCTCGAATTGGAATGTCCAAGCTGAGTACTTCTTGCCAGTAAGGCGAATcaataaaacttcatactttaCAGAAGACATGATTCAGAATTAAATCTGGACTAGGAATGAAGccaaaaaaaaagtcaaaagaaCTAGGTCTCAACAAGACAAAAGGACAAGATAAGCTGAGAAAAAAAACTAGGGTTGTGAAAACTTTGACAAGTTTAGGCTAGGATCGTGGCCTGGCTGATAGCATGTTAAACTTCAGAAATGTGTaggaaaaattgttttatacaGACTGATATTCTGACCTATACATTAGTTAAACTGCCACATATACATTTATTCTGCAGTTGGGTATCCTAATAAAAGAGAATAACagttaaaatacaaaattacaattacaaTGGCATAGAATTTGCTGACTTTAAATGTCCAGCTGGTTTTGATGACCAGATATTTTGCCAATTAATGCCGGTTTTAATGACCAGCAGATTTCCTCATTAATTCCTTTGACATATACCACGTCTCTTTCACTCTATAATAACTTAAGACAAATACTGTCAGACTTTTAACCCCGAAACTAGAAGGATATGCAACAGGCACACCATATGTGAATTTCAAATAGCAATTAACACTGAGAAATACTACTTGGGCTCAGTTTGCTGATGTCCTACACTTAAAAAGTctgattataaaatatatgcaaacGTCTAAATTTGTAAAGGATTTTCATTGGAAAAATGTGCTGTTCATGATATGTAAATAACATAAAAGCGTGCTATACTAAAGAGAACACAAGGCAAATAGATAAtgagtttttcaaatttcaccTAAACATCACATAGGAAAGTCAACGAACTTTTCATCCATGCCCATTAAAGAAACGGTGTTTTGATGGATCAATCAACAGATCCCACAGACATTATACTGCAAATAGATATACAGAAATTAAGAAATATCGTCATAATTCTTCAATGGCCATAGAAGATAATACTTCTCCCCAAAATTCAACTTCACGTatccaaaaaaattattcataagtCAAGCTTTATATTACAGTACCAGGCTCCATAAATGGTTTAATTAACCTGGTTTTCACTACTATAcgagtttttcaaaataacttccCTAATCTGTTCACACGTAAAGGTAAATTATCTATTACATAAACTTCCATACTGAACATATTACCGACACTGAAAATCAAGATAACACAACAATATCTCAAGCAATAGGCTAACCAAAAATAGCCCTCAGGAGATGAACATACCAGATTATTTGGTACTAGTCATGAAACATTCTTCAAGCAAATACCACATCTGAACGAAACACATACTTGATACCCTTGGTAACATTTCTGGCTTCATGCAACAAACATTTATCTCCGTGAAGGTGAAGAAGTGCTGTCCCTTCAGTAGGAGCCACCTGTGaaattaatattgtattatatCACCCAAAGCATATAGTCATATTCAAAAGTTTGCATGAAACATAGACTCAAACTCACTtgaagtagaaaaaaaatatacctaCCAAACCATATTttactaaaagaaaatcaataatttaCCTCAGCCACAATCTTATTTCTTAAACCATAAAAAACTGTTTCTCCTCCAACTAAAGGATCAACAGATGAAACTGAGGAATTGCTGGAGTCATTTTTGGGCTTTGATTTAAGTTCACCAGGCCCACCGCTCAAATACACTAGAAGAGTATAATAAGTACGTTTTCCATCTCCAAGATTAACACTTTCGTCAATGTGCCGTCCAAACCGCTGGCCAGTCTTGTACCTGAAGTGCAGAAGTCCAAGGTGATGCATTTAAATCATCAACAGTTTTCTCGTAACCAAACTTGAAGAGACCTGTGGTCCAATTCTAGTACAgcaaaaatgaaaggaaaacgTTCGAACACCAATGTGGCTCTTGGGATGTGTTTTTAAGGTGTGTATACGATGCTAAAGATAAAAAGGAATTGCAGGATAGAGGTAACTAAGCATGGTGTCAAATGTagtatcaatttttatttttatttttgggtgttCAGATAAACATAATCCTAATTGAAAATACAATGGCTCAAGAAGAACTTTAGAAAACTgagtaattttattaagttatccACAAGAAACCTTTGCCACAGAAAATACACAAACCTATAGAATCTAATATTTGGATTCAGGCCTACAGCAACCTTTCCACGAATTTTTATATCAGAGAATAGTTTGCTAAGTCCAGACTCCCAAATAGTATCTGCAAGGACAGGATCATCCACCGAGATTCGATCATTATCTCTGTAAGCTTCACCATAAGTAGGACCTAGACTCCCTTGATGAGCAAAACCAATTGACTCAGCATTTTTAACGAATGCCTTCGATTCAGCAGAGGAGAAAAAATTCTGGACCTAAacccaaaaaaattaaaaattatttagaaaacaaTAAGCACGTGGGTACTTTAAGCAGGCACTGTGGAACTGTTCAATTTTCtttgaaagattaaaatttCTACTGAATTtgaagcaaacaaaaaaaatatcaatgtaCGGGGAAGCAATCTAAGTCCTGTATCAAATTAGACCCCAAAAAATAAGGCATGGAACGGAGAAAGAAGATAGAATTGTAACCGTGAAGAGATCGAAATCTCGGAGTCGGGTAATCTGAAGATTCTTTTTGGGTTTGATGAGAGGCCATTTTGCCGCAGGTTTCTTGGGAGTTGTATCTTCTCCGTCTCCCATTTTCCTCTTCCTGGTTGGTGTTAGCCTCTCCGACATCGCCACCAACGTTCTCtgtttgttaaatttatgtttgagtgtTCGGCCCAATTTCTGTTAAGTACATACGGTTTTTCTCTCTACAACCCCTAATTTTTTTCCCTACTATCATTTTTATATGCAACTTATATGTTGGTAGCATTTTTATACTTAACAGATGACAGAAGGTAGTATGTGCTAAAAtactttaaactaatttattttaaaaaataaatatcgtATTACAATATAAAGCTAAAAAAGTTTGGATGTTGAAGTTAAAAGCTCAAGCCATATCATTAAATAACGATTGCTACATATTcacttaaaattattaaaattaaattaaagaaaagtttgtttctaaaatatttttttattgacaattttaattatttgaaatctAATTTCAGTTGttgttttagttatatatatatttattataaaaattctaacattttttttacttaaaaactataaaattataaatattatttattttaaaaaataacattataaaatgtattatttttatcaatttaattaaaaaaaattattaagattcaataatctaatattttacatgttataactgatgaaaaaaaattacaaaataaatatatttatgtaaacTGGTTCACAAGCTCACATATCAAATGTTATTTAAGATAAATGAAGATAAATTAGTCTACATTTTTTAGATGAGACAACAAACTGACTCAACttgtttttataaatcaaatacaaaactAACTCAATatagaagaaataaaacaaGGTTTTTATTCCTATAAACATGCCATAAAAATTGCGTTATAAACCAAAGTTTAATTACTTAGTTTGACATGAAAATCCcctaaatttaatcaaaatttccaaaacatcctaattctttaattattttaagtaaaaaaaagcATTTGAGGTTTATGAAAACGAAAGCTGGTTAAAGGACTTTATAGAAAATGGAAAGAAGTAGACACTAAATTGaagtgaaacaaaattaaaacaacacaTTAATTTTGTGGAATTgtgaaaaaaagtaaagaagcCATAAAAGCCTCTCAGACTTCAATCTCAAACTCCTTGTAagtaataatattgttttaaaatggatcttataaaaaaaaaatcttaaaattaaagatatttattttttttcatttttatttaatataaacttAGACTCACTTAAAATTCTAATAATCTAACTTCTCCCTTTATcactaaaactaaatatataactATCTCGAAAGCAGCATAATGATATAATTAAAGaactttctaaaaaaattaaaatatcctGCACATTAAATTGTGTCGTTTGTTTCtttagattttttcttttattttcttatttctaacCAAAACTTCTCAAAGTTTCTTGTTCTGTTTTTTAATAGTATTTCACACGCATTTCTTATTATAAGCAACTCAATCAGTGTCTTACTCCAACCAGCAAacccatttaaaattttcaaatttataatatttgaataattcatatattatttgtaGCCTGCTACTTTTATACGAAGAGAAGTACTTTCTAACAGAAACAACTCATATACACATTGGGTCTCAGCAAGTCTTTCTCCAACAGCATTTTTTTTACAGTAGTTTCTATCTATCATGTATACCAAAATAACACTATTTTTTATACAACAGTTCATATTTAGAGTAtttgcaataaaataatattggttAAATTACTTCTTTTGTctcagtttggttgaagtgtgttaAATTTAttcccttttagaaaaatgtcaatttcattcttatatagaaaaaatttgtgtcaatcaagtcatctccgttaaaaatcattgctttcaaaactcattttatccactgcaaaatcagggatttgacccatgaagtggttattattcaaaactcactttaagtttttaacaccattagtttgtttttaacgaaaatgacttgattgacacaaattttttctctataaaacgaaattgacatttttctaaaaaggagACAAATCTGATACGCTTTAACCAAATTGAGAACACCATTAAATCAATAATATCTGTGTTCTTAcgaaattgatgaaaaaaatctGATTAAACCTGCTCTAAAAGTGCTCTGCTGTCAATAGTACGCAGCACAGTAAAGACTAAAGTATAGCGTGAAAATGCAGAAGAAGGAGAATTGATAAGAATGGCATGACATCGACAATGGAAGAGCAGACAAACGGTCAATTCCACGAAAGGACAACCAAAAAGAACATGGAAGCCATGTTGATTTATTTTCACTCCTTTAAACTGAGGGCATATATATACAGTAACAGTCATAAACAGCATCGTATCCTCTTACCAGTCATTGTTTTATTCCCAAACAAATCAAAAGAATCCAAAATGGGGTTTACGTCAAACCAAGATCAAGTCAGATTATGATCGTAAATTTTCAAATGCTGTCCAacactttaatataaaaatatttaaaattatatgaagtTAATTTTAAGATAGGTAAATGATGTAAATCATAAAATCATGAATAATAagtagtaaaacaaaaattgtacGAACTTGTAAGAATATGTgatgattaaatataaaagcaGAACACGATAAAAGTTAAGAGGGACAAAAGTACATCAATCACAACACTTTTAATGATGTAAACAAAAagttatttagataaaaaaaatatatattacacttCCTAACAAATATATAACTAAGGCATATAATCAACCAGCCAAACAAACAAGAATATTAAGAAACCTacatttttgtgaataaatcgcaactttttctctctctcttttttttttcttagtatttattattgtatttagaACTCAATTAAAATGAGTAGTGAGGGAAGTTTTCATCAACATGACCTTTTTTACCCTACaacactctttttctttttattatgcCAATGATTTATTTAGTGGTTCCTATCTTCCTCAAGATGTCTTGTCCAATAGCCCAATTCAATCTCAGAAATATTCTTTTTCACAATGCGAATGTCATCACGTACAATAATACCAGTGAGAACATATTTGCATATGTGtaacctttttattattaatataagtaattaatttagtttaaaaaccgttaaatttaaataaaaagccACTTAATAACGTAAAACTTAAtggtataaattataatgagaTTATTTGCTTGCATCTTATGTTTCTCTCTTTCCAAATTGATATCTATAtctatttgatatttttctggTAATATTTTTTGTACATGATTTTGACCCATTATTCCTAAtgtcttattcttttaattatatatgctAGTTATtactaatgaagaaaaaaatttcatatttgttgACTCTACATTCACATtaagaataacaaataaatttaaggcAACGTCAATAAATATATCTTAACAATATACGTGGGAGAATCTTATTACAATCAACAtctattatttgattaaattccTTCAGCGGTAATATATATAGCCTATAGGAGATGTCAAGTTTACCATCATGTTTcacttaataaatatatctaatatCTAATATCattttgtgataatttttttgagaaataattaaaagatacaAGACTATGAAATTTGAACTTAATGACATTTGttctttaaaactttaaaaaaataaatttgtgggttttttatttttataagatatttaattttcttatttttatttaatgttggagaattaaacttatatttagattttgaacatttttctcttatataactttatcaaattaaaaatgaaaaaaaaaatatattttttaccattttagAATTTCATTTCATCCTTCGTTATtttctactattcttatttttttgaatattttgattatagaaaacacaaatttataagaaaagtaCCTACTAGATGGTTATCTTTTGGGTGAAATTAAAATGCTTCAATAAGATAGCTAAGATTTCCATATTGTGATATACTATGAGTATCAAGATGCGGATTCTAAATAAGCTCAGGTACTAATTCAACCTCTATATACGTTGTATACTTTTCTTGtgctaattatatatatgtttatttatgtCAGTATATTACTATTTCTTTCTcaaacactagtggaaaaacgctgtttaacgtcggttattttgggtttttaacgtcagATCTCGAACTGGCGTCTATTCGAGTGACGTTAAATGAGACGTCGGACCCCATAGGTCAGACATCTACATAGGCGTCGGgctatataggtcagacgtctatatagacgtcagactcaTAGATTAGACGTCTAAAATGTCGCCATATTTGATAGGATCTTTCTCCGCTTGAGGCCTCTCAAGTTGCTCCTAGGtcatggtgattcgagtttacaactttatattttagttgaagagaatggattgtatgttcttattttgtattagacggttttgataatgtagtggagggaattggaggagtGCAAAAGGCAAGAAATTGCCGTCCAAGAATGCTGCCTAAGGACAtgagcaaaactgcacaaaaactcaatgaaaacgcattttaatcgattcaaatgaaaaataattcatcaaagagtaatgtaatcagagtaaaattaattttaaacggtgcaaaagtgagaaaacgaacctgaaaaatGTAGCTTGTGCAGAGAAAatgcgaggaagatgatgaacaatgagtgcacGTAACTACTGTCTTGCGTTcgcagtgttttaatgcagacatttagacgtcggttccctttacaacagacgtctaaagtgctttagaagtcggagtggcgggatcagacgtctaaatggagtcaaaaagtgattttttaaatttatggatttagggtttagacgtcgttCCTAGAGTaatagacgtctaaagtgctttagaagtcggagtggtgagagacgtctaaatggagtcaaaaagtgacttttagaatttttggatttagggtttagacgtcggttcccagagtaacagacgtctaaagtgactttttgaatttttggatttagggtttagacgtcggtNtttttggatttagggtttagacgtcggttcccagagtaacagacgtctaaagtgactttttgaatttttggatttagggtttagacgtcggttcctaGAGtgacagacgtctaaagtgctttagaagtcaaGGCTCTCCCagctgacgtctatatgtctgacaggtaggtgaatagccattaattttcgctatatagacgtcggggcccctcctaactgacgtctatatgactgaaAGAAATCACTTTTCACCCACCTATCagacatataaacgtcagttaagaggggccccgacgtctaaaatattataaacgtcggGACACCttttaactgacgtctatatgaccaacttatttacaaaaatgccaccggtcatcaatatacgtcgtgcttacccttaatcgacgtctaaggggtgacgttaaatagcgtttttgcactagtgaaaatattatacctgaTGATCAACTTTATTCTACATCAGGTTACATAGGTTTAGTTGCTTCCTTATTGCACCTTTTTTTTTGGGGTATAATATGCAAACTATATACTAATTAATGATTTTGTCAAGTTATTTTGACAACACGCAATTCCACggttttttttgtcattataaaattacaaaaataatatgaattttaaaagtatttcaaGTTTCAACAAGTTAAATAAtgctataataattttattgtgaaTAAACTGAAACTGTGTCGTGTTAAcacgattttaattttataataaaatgaactaaaatcGTCTCATAATATAACAATTGAAATTGTTTGACAGTATGATGACCGAATCGTGTGATGTTTTGATGACTTCGGTTTTGTAATAAAacaaacttatataatataatatcaagTTGATATGACTTGtccatttaattttatatttttataattttgttacatTACAGTACAAACTCCGGAAAATCGCAATATTCAACGGTCACATTTTGACCAGAgaagaaactaaaatattaataaggtTGCTTTAAGTTTTGATATGTAATAGCAGAGTTTTATAGtgtattgtttaaattaatattcttCAGATCTTTTATTCAAATACCAAAGGGTagtgtttctttatttatttatttttaaaaaagaacatTTTGCCTTAAATAGTTAATGTAATTTTGCTAAAACAAGACAGACAATGAgatgataagaaaagaaaaaacaaaaattcgttttcaatttgtttttctgATCGGTTTTCAAGTCAACTA
This genomic interval from Vigna radiata var. radiata cultivar VC1973A chromosome 8, Vradiata_ver6, whole genome shotgun sequence contains the following:
- the LOC106770657 gene encoding LOW QUALITY PROTEIN: peroxidase 66 (The sequence of the model RefSeq protein was modified relative to this genomic sequence to represent the inferred CDS: inserted 2 bases in 1 codon; deleted 2 bases in 2 codons), whose amino-acid sequence is MALLSTENIFPIIFLLLTTFSISKAELHVHYYDQTCPQLEKIISETVLKASKHDPKVPARILRMFFHDCFXGGPYWNVLKGRKDGRVSKASDTIILPAPNFNASQLILSFAKRGLTVKDLATLSRGHTLGFSHCSSFEASLLNFSSLHDTDPSMNAEFALDLRKKCLKPNHNHNAGQFLDSTAVFDNDYYKQLLTVKGYAKKTFKHVMKYI
- the LOC106772065 gene encoding uncharacterized protein LOC106772065; translation: MSERLTPTRKRKMGDGEDTTPKKPAAKWPLIKPKKNLQITRLRDFDLFTVQNFFSSAESKAFVKNAESIGFAHQGSLGPTYGEAYRDNDRISVDDPVLADTIWESGLSKLFSDIKIRGKVAVGLNPNIRFYRYKTGQRFGRHIDESVNLGDGKRTYYTLLVYLSGGPGELKSKPKNDSSNSSVSSVDPLVGGETVFYGLRNKIVAEVAPTEGTALLHLHGDKCLLHEARNVTKGIKYVFRSDVVFA